AACTTCTTCCCCTGTAATTGCCGCTGATTTTACTAAGCAAGTCCAAACGTAAGCAGTCGTCACAGTATACGTAGATAAGTAGAGTAAAGCTGGATTTTTCGATAGCGCAAAAGTCTTGAGTTTTTGTATGTCATCCTTGTGTAGAATGTAGGTTGCTCTAACTTTGTCAGCGTAGGAGTTTGAACGGGGAGATTTTCTCTTGTAAATTTTCATTTGATTCCAGAAAATGTTGGCTATTCCAGATGGATCTTTGATCCCAGATCTTTCAAAAACAGGAAGTGAATAGTTTTGAGCTAATACTTCGTCTACCCCGAGCCTAGCTACTGAACTCCAAAATCTGATGAATCCCGTAGTTGAACTCGCATCTCCTACGACGTGATAATTGCTGATCCCGATGCAGATGCCGGAATCTGGAAATAGTGTTATCTGGATTGCTAAAAGTGAGATTATCTTGAAGCCTGATTCAGAATTAATTCTGGGTTCTGCCAAATCAGGGACGAAAGGGTAGAAGTCATTGGCATCCTTGTATCCGTTTCCTGTTAGATGATCGAAATCATAATCTTGGCCCGACTCGGCTATTGTGACAGAAACCGAGTCGCCAGGAAAGTAGCAAAACTCCGGCATGCCCGAGTCTAGTGGATACAACAAATTTCCTGCCAGCGGGAGATAATGCTGGAGAGTGTGTGCGAGTGAACTTTTCAGAGTTGGAACTATCGTTTGTAGGAAAGAAGATTTGGAACATGGAAATTGATACAAGAGAACACGATGGACCGGATGGAAGTGCAGCCACGGCATGTCGAAGAATGAAAGGGGAAGGCGTTGTTCAGTCGACGATTCGGTGGTGGAGGCCGGTGCAACACGGCAATAATCGAGGATAGCGGCGGCTTTGGGGATGCTTGCAGCCATGGATTCCTACCTTGCTTCTGGACAAGAAGGGACATCTATGTAAAGAACCCAAGATGCCTATCAGACCATTGTCATCTAGCATGTTCTCAAACAAAAATTGTATATAGTTTTCTAAAAGATGTAATTATAAATTTCATGGATAATATTAATGTTTTTTGAAGTAAATATTTCAACAAAAACGAATGATTGGTatgtattttaatattattggtCAAGATCaaatgaataaaataacaattgaGTTTCAATCGTTGGTGTTAAATATTGTTGGTGTGAAACATGAGAATCCTTTGCTTgataataaaaatcttaatgatTGTTAAGTAAATGTTAAAAAAAGATTTGGTTTGTGATTCCCCAGAAGGACCCGAGTAATTCTTGGACTCGGTGGGAAAGGAAAAACTTAATCGGGCCAGATTCTAAGTTGATCTCGGGAAACTGAGTAGAGCCAGAGTAAAAGTTATCCAGGGGCTATCTCGCCCGACCAAGGTTCGGGTCACTTGACCAGGGTTCATCTCACTTAATCACCAAAAAAAAATCTTTCCAAATCGAGTTCCTTCCCACTTGGGCTGATCACCAAGAGATGGGCCCATAAGCATGAGTCACCGTACCTCATAATCATTAACATGACAATCAGTGCACATGACAAGACCAGAGACATTATGGGTCGCCATGCCTACTGTCAGAAGGCTGGGCATGTGTAGATGGATAATCAAGAACAGTGTCCAGGCGCTGTAATCGAGGTCATCTTCTCTCCTATAATACTCAAGTTTGCTCATTCGTTTGAGACATGAGATATGAAAACCCTTCTGACACCCCCACTAACATTTTTTTTTAGTGTGTGGAGATCATCTGATTCGAAATCATCCTATGTGATCAAGGGTACTCACAAGCCAGGTCACCCGACCTCATCCCATAAGGTCATGTTAGGCTTATCTCATCAGGTCAAAAATCTTCACAGAGAAAGTACAGCTCTTTACTCGGTAGATTGCCCACCCGGCTCACCTAATCTACCCGGACATCATCATTGGCACCACTTGTGGGAAATCCGATCTAAAGACGTATGTATgcttttaattataaaaataagaCCGACTAGCTCAACACTCAGATTTTATCTATAGCTCTTCATCCGGGATCTAATTTCGGCAGTTATTTTCAGATTGGCATGGAAGGGCATTTGACTATGCACTCAGTAGCGTACAACTATATTGCTCACTTAATTTACTTCAAATAAGAAATCTCACTCTACCGTCAATGAATTCGAATTCAGGAATTTTTGGTTCGTGATTTGGTTTTTAAGAAAACTAACCCAGCAGAAGATTTAAGAAATTTAAAAGTCTGGAAGACATGAAACCCCAACATCTTATCTAAATCCCAGGATGCATGAGACACCAGCACCATATATTAAGCCAGAGAATCGTGAGACCCTGACACCTTATGTTAACCAAGGTTAAGCATATTATTTTCGTATTCTTCTATTATGCCTTACAAATTAAGGACCGAGTGGTATTACCGTTATCTTACAGAGCCTGATTAGGCCAGATTCAAAGTGTTCAGTCAGGTTCGAGTTTGAATTAAAGCTGGGTATCCGGATTATCATAAGCCCGATCATTTCTTAGCACTCAGAATATTTTTACATTCTAAAAAGGTATGTTCTAAATCGTCTGGTTCAGTCAGATCATAAATGACAGAGACATGAATAAAATATTCTTTCCGTAATAAAAGGAGTACATGGAAGAGTACAATGCATGAATTGAAAATCTATGTTATTGTCTCTTCGTGCTCAGGCTTAGTCCCTTCAGCATCTTTATCGCTCTGGTCTTCTTTAGCCTCAGTGGGAAGGAATTAAATCGTCTTGTCATTATCTTGATTACAACATCTTCGTGTACCAGTTGAGCTTGCTCCATATCACCTTTCACCTGGGTGATGAGCTCAACACCGGTTCGGGCTCGAGCTGCTTCCAGCTTGGACAACCTGGCAACATCCTCGTAAGCTGACACCATAAATTGTTGGCTCCGCATAAATAGGAGAGAGCTAGAAGAAGTGTCATGAAAAATGGATAGAAAACATGATGTAAACAATTACCAATAGACCTCGGGTGGCACACTCGAAGAGCTTGTGGTTAGAATCCAGCCTCTTTAGATGAGTCATATCGGCCGAGGAAAGTAGACTTTTTATCAACCAAACCCCGGTTGGAGAAACCACATCCAAGAACATGTTTCCCCGCACTTCAGAAGGCCCAGAGGGTATGGGACCAATTTCCCCCCTCTTTGGTGTCGCTCAAGCGGACCAACTGAGGGTCCGTGACAACTTTCCTCTTCTGGTGGTTGCGAGGCACGTGATCCTCTGAGTCCTCAGGGGCAGACTGATACACATGCTCTGTCTCCCCAACCTGGCAGGAGCACTGGCCTGCTCCCAAGGCCCAACGACGAATCTCTCCTCGGTCTCTCGGATTGACGCAGTTTCCCAGGCTTCTTTTCTCAGCCGTATTTTTTTCCAAGGCTCTCTTCTCAGCAGCAGTCCTTTGAGCTACTTGTTCTTCCTATTCGACTACCCTGGCAGTTGTCCCCTTCTTGGCAAAGGCCACTTTCATTTCTGGATGAGCTAAAAGAGGAGCAAAAATAAGCgttctaaaataaaaaaaaatcaagaagttAGTAATGGAAGGAAGAAAAAACATAAAGTGAGAGTATATCGGGCCGAGTAGCTGATACGTCGAACTCGTCGATAACCTGTTCCACAGGATCCTCACTTTAGGGACTCAACCTgtggtcaatcaaattcttgtCGGAGATCAAACTAGAGGATTTGAATATTTTCTCTTCCACGATCTCTTGGCTCCAGGTATAGACCTCCTCGAATTGGTAAGCTCGAGGAAGCTTGGGCTGGGTAGGAAGGGCAGAAAGAAAGGTAGTCGACATTTGGGTGAAGATGGAAGGCTGATGAAGAAATACCAACCTCTCCATCCCTTCATAGAAGAAAGGAATTCATCAAGGAATTTGTGATGGGTTCGGGCAGTAATAGAGAACTCGTTCTCATCGAAGGTGCATGTAAAGTAGTGGTGGAGGATGAGAGGGTTAATAAGGAGAAGGTTCATTTTAAAAAGCACAAAGCCAAGACCATATTGCGGAAAGAGTTAGGGTGGAGCTGATTTAGAGGAAACTCGAAGAAACGGGCCACCTCGATGTAGAAGGAAGGAATTGGGATTCGGAGACCACTTTTAACTTGGTCCCGAAAAAAGGTATAAAGCCTCAGGGAGCTGATCAGCTCGGACCAAGGGACCGAGAATGATGAGAGAGTAGGTGGAAGGAATAGACCCAATAGCCCAGAGGTCATCTTCCGATCGGGGTTGAAGGGTGCTAGGCAAGGTGGAGTACCACGCAGCACTCGGGTTCTCAACCTCGGGATCAACGGTCATCTTTTGCTTTCTTTTACCTTTCTCCCTAGCACTAGAGGGTCCCCGACAGCTTGGTAGGAAACTTTAGCTTTTTTGGATATTTTGCAGTGGTGGTTTGAGAAGAAACCAgaacaaattttttataaaaggtGTGAAGgattaggtttttttttttaaaaaaaaaaaaaaaaaaggaaacagAAGCAGGGTAATCAGAGCGCGACCCTCGGACTCATAATCACTGAGCCGCTTGTGTTGACTTTGGAGGAAGAAGAAGCTGAACAAGCAGACATtattaaaaatagaaaaattacGAGAAGTAAAAGTGCGCTCGGAGTTGCGACAGGTGTAAGTGAAAATCGTCGGAAGCAGTACGATGGAAGCTCGAAATTCATGAGAGTGAGAAAAGAGATTTCGAAATTTTTAAAAGTGAGAAAGAAGGTAAGGCGATTAGTATTTGTAGGcgtcaaataaataatttggATCGTTGATCGTGAATGGAATGGACGGGTGTGATGAATCTCGAAAGTTGAACCGGTCACTCAGAAATAGGAATGGCAATGGGACGGGACTGGAGGGGGGCgggtgtagtatcccgatgcctaatttgagttaattattggattaattgtatttcggtaggatcggaaggaccgaaccgggttcggatcgtccgaagttggttcggatcgtccgaagtgggttcggatcgtccgttctgttcggagtcagacgagtcatgtcatgtcagagttcagatcgtccgatcagggttcggatcgtccgaagacaggtggctggacacgtggaagacatgcaatgttcggatcgtccgaagtggatcggatcgtccgaagtgtaccggatcgaagcgtccgaagtggatcggatcgtccgatcgttgtctataaatagaagcgcgaggcttcacttttcactcgtcaattccgagagttccagagcgttttagtcgtttctgatgggtttctagtcttttcccgaggttcgggcactagcggggagctactggttttgtagcggagctgtgctctagttgggggctagcggcatcagtgggctgactacggacgcaggtatagttctgggttccctttgagatttgggagtatctattagtctagttaaggcttttagatgtggtttagtgatatggtatcacttggattgtaggcttgattttagggctgattgctaggatctactggtttgaggtacgaaagtactatccgagatagcaggattgagtatgctttactatgtgttgcatgtttatatgttgcattattatctgtcatatgatgcatggtttattatgcggcatttgcataatcatgttgagcctgattatctttgagatagcctgttgagagggtgctcagccctcgtttgttgtggatggttggaccccgttggccgacagtggtcaggtcaccggtatatccacaggtttattttggtatgggagccacctcctggtgcgacggcgcagagtgctacataccttgacgtcatttacctgagcagtatcttcgatatacccagatcctggtatccagtacattttgcatacatgcatgtcatagtcttgtatactcatgctttcggtgctgagcgttttatgctcacgtcctcggtttatctctgttttggacaccctattcgatggggcaggtctcaggttgggcggtccaggagggagtggacagggagctggcagaggttgacctgtagttgttggtatttgttcttggttttTAGTTCGAtatggttgtttaagtatttttgtacttacagattcgattgggttgtattactgtttttccgctgtttacctgattcagttttaaatgttaattttgcatgcttaagttctgattagtaggtgattctggaacgggtcactacatttatgatatcagagcatgcattaagattttgggatttagaattgttcttttgggtttaatctctggtaacttttgtagctaagagatgtctggttttgacgacgatgctagtagtcatggcagcattggacgttggggagaccgcgacgatcgggagcgtcgtcaagagcatcgagaacgtcgtcaacaccgtcgtgatgagcctcggagttttagtatgcatcggttcttgcagatggggccgaaacctctttcaggcggtgagaccccggatgttgcggagaactggcttgagaggatggagagctgcttcaagacttttcagtgctcggcggagcagcagattgatacccttgatttcttgctggagggtggtgcgcgcaagtggtggaggtctacctctgcaccgatagttcagcgacagggtcgagttctttgggccgatttccgagccgctttcatgttgctttactttccgccagctcttctgcagaccaaggcgattgagctgatcaatctgaagcagggaagtttgtctgttgatgagtatcagcagaagttctttgagttgcttccgtatgttccgcatgtcagtgacaatgctagtgccaagtataaccattttcttcagggcctcaatcaggagatttatgatcgggttgttgtctgcgatgatccgacatcgtatgagggccttgtaaatcgttgtcgccaggctgagggcagtttgttgagaggtcgagTCATGCAGTCtactcgtcctactagttctttgggtccccgcgcccaagcattcaagaaggctggatctacttcttcttcctctggatctggaggagttcaccattttgggaagaagaggggcccgtgtcagcactgcgggaaggatcatccgacggagcgttgtcgcaaggttacgggtgcttgttacaagtgcggtgagatgggccacatgaagagagattgtccacagacgagcggaggatcaggatctggttctcaggcttcagttcatcagaggccacagcagggacagtctactcagggttctaacctccgaccgcgtactcaagggcaggtctttgctcttaaccaggatcaggcggctgaggagaacgagagagttatcgcaggtgtgtttttattatgtggattacctgcttacgttctcgttgatactggtgcatcgcattcattcatatctgcgaggtttgctaagcgtcatgcattacccttcacttctttgggcgttgtggtatctgtttccacaccgatgggtcattcggtactagctaaacgtctagttttgggttgtcctctagagtttgagggtaatattttaactgctaatttgatgattcttgcgatggaggattttgattgcattctgggaatagatgtgctgactgtgtttagagctactgtggactgttatcagaagtttgtgcagtttcgtccagttgagggcgacagttggtttttctatggagagggagcgcgacccccgatgcctgtggtttctgctctgaaagcctgtcgtgctttagagtcgggcggggaaggctaccttatctatgctattgattcgtccgcaagTAGTATCGGTGtcggtgacattccagtggtttgcaattttccggatgtttttcccgaggagattcctggttttcctcctgttcgggaagtagattttggcattgatttagtgccaggcacggcaccaatctctagagctccttatcgtttagctccatcggagatgcaagaattgaaacagcagttgcaggatcttcttgacaaggggtatattcgacccagtgtgtccccgtggggagcaccagttctttttgtcaaaaagaaggatggttctatgcggctctgcatagattatcggcagttgaatcgtgcgacgataaagaataagtatccgttgccacggattgatgatttatttgatcaactgcaaggtacctctgtatattccaagattgatttaaggtctggttatcatcagcttcgagttcatcagggagacatatcgaagactgcattcaggacccggtatgggcattatgagtttctggttatgccttttggagtgacgaatgcaccagcagtttttatggatctgatgaatcgggtatttcgggatttcttggataagtttgttgtggtgtttatagatgatatcttaatctattcgcatgatcagcaagaacacgcacaacacttgaggattattttacagacacttcgcgagaatcagctttatgcgaagctaagtaaatgtgagttttggattgacagggttgtattccttggtcatgtcatttctagcgagggagtttcagttgacccgagcaaggtagaagcggtattgaactggtcgcgtccgacgacagtagccgagatccgcagttttctgggattggctgggtattatcgccgtttcattgccaacttctctcagattgctaagccactcactcagctcactcggaaagatgtttcatttgagtggacatcagagtgcgaagagagtttctgggaacttcgcagacgtttgacatctgcgcctgttttggctttaccgtctggatctggtggtttcagtgtttacaccgatgcctctttacagggactagggtgtgttctgatgcagaatgagcatgtgattgcttatgcgtcgagacagttaaagcctcatgaggaaaactatcctgttcatgatctggaattagcagcgatcgtttttgctttgaaaatctggcgccattatctgtatggtgagcgatttgagatcttcactgatcataagagtttgaagtatctgttcactcaggctgagttgaacatgcgtcagcgtcgttggatggatctactcaaggattacgattgtgagatcaagtatcatccaggatctgcgaatctcacggccgatgctcttagtcgcaaggtgagattatctgctcttcagacttgtgctgtatctgggattattcaggatttctgttcgatgggattcaattgtaagcatcggaagggaacagagagtatccgtatagctactattttgtccgagccagttttgtattctcggattagagatgctcagatgtctgattctaaggttcagaaattagctcggttggctgatggagataatacttctggattccactatcagtccgagggtcttttgtgcttatctggtcgtgttgttgtaccggaagatgacactttgagggaggagattttgtcccaggctcatcgtagcaagttgagtgttcatccagggagcaacaagatgtataaggatttgaggactcgattttggtggaaaggtatgaaacgtaatgtttatcagtatgtctccaagtgcctagtctgtcagcaggtgaaggctgagtatcgacgacccggaggtttgttgcagaatcttcctattctagagtggaagtgggagcatatcacgatggacttcgtgactcacttgcctatgtctgtggggaatagagatgctatctgggtggtagtggatcggcttactaagtctgcccattttcttccgtataacagagatttcactttcgatcggatggcacggttgtacattcaggagattgtacggtttcatggtgtgcccgtgagtatcgttagtgacagagatcctcgatttacatctagattttggggcagctttcagcaagctttgggcactaccttgagtttgagtactgcatatcacccagagactgacggtcagtcagagaggactattcgtactcttgaggatatgttgagatcttgtgtgatggatttcgggccagcttggcaggatcatctgccactgatagagtttgcatacaacaacagttttcatagaagtattggtatgtctccgtttgaagcattgtatggtcgacg
This Primulina eburnea isolate SZY01 chromosome 2, ASM2296580v1, whole genome shotgun sequence DNA region includes the following protein-coding sequences:
- the LOC140824737 gene encoding phenolic glucoside malonyltransferase 1-like, with translation MAASIPKAAAILDYCRVAPASTTESSTEQRLPLSFFDMPWLHFHPVHRVLLYQFPCSKSSFLQTIVPTLKSSLAHTLQHYLPLAGNLLYPLDSGMPEFCYFPGDSVSVTIAESGQDYDFDHLTGNGYKDANDFYPFVPDLAEPRINSESGFKIISLLAIQITLFPDSGICIGISNYHVVGDASSTTGFIRFWSSVARLGVDEVLAQNYSLPVFERSGIKDPSGIANIFWNQMKIYKRKSPRSNSYADKVRATYILHKDDIQKLKTFALSKNPALLYLSTYTVTTAYVWTCLVKSAAITGEEVDPNEPEHFTFAADVRPRLNPPLPVNYFGNCVAFMRTESTHHQLKGNDGFLTAVELIGGVISKKVNKSDEILRGAESWLTEFSALIGKRLLGVAGSPKFDAYDADFGWGEPKKFESVSIDADGSMSLCKSREFEGGLEIGLSLAKAKMDAFAATFSDGLKIEVT